In the genome of Ensifer sp. WSM1721, the window ACGCGATCGCCGCGGGCATCGCGGTCACGGCGGAACTCAGGCAGCGCTTCGCCTTCTCCCGACCCTTCATGCCACTGCCCGCCCGTTTCGTCGTCAACACCAAGGCCGCAGGCACCGTCGCAAGCCCTGCTGATCTGGAGAAAAAGCCCGTCGGCGTCGTGTCCGGCACGACGCACGAGGCCATGCTGAAAGCCTTCTTCCCCAAGCTTGAAGCCAGGCCTTTCCCCGACCGCAACGCGCTCATGTCCGCCTTGCGGGAGGGGAGCATTGCGGCAGCCTTTTCCGACGGCATGCAGCTTTCTTTCTGGGTCTCGGGCAGCGTCGGCGCGGGATGCTGCGCTCTCGTGGACGGCGCCTATTTCTCGCAGCGTTTTCTCGGCGAAGGGCTCACCATCATGAACCGCAACACCGAGCCCGCCCTGACTCAGGCGATCGACCACGCCCTGCTGGCGCTCTCCCGCAGCGGCAGGCTGGAGGAGATCTACCTGCGCTATTTCCCGAACGGGATTTATTGAGCGAGGGAAATTGCCCCTCACCCTAACCCTCGCCCCGCAAGCGGGGCGAGGGAACTGGAGGGCGCAGCGAGTCCCTTCTCCCCCGTCAAAACAGGGAGAAGGTGCCGGCAGGCGGATGAGGGGCAGACGCGACGGCCTACCCACGCCGGAACGGCAGCATCAGCGACCATAGGAGCTTCGTCGGTTCGACGCGGCCATAGGCCTTGAGCCCCGTTTCTATCGCATCGCTGCCACGAGCCGGTTCGGCGATGTAGGTCGAGAACAGCCGGTCCCAGATGGAAAAGTTGAAGCCGTAGTTCGAATCCGTCTCAGACCTTTCGACCGAGTGATGGATGCGATGCATGTCCGGCGTCACGATGAGCTGGCGCAAGACCCTGTCGGCGCTTTCCGGCAGCCGTAGATTGGCGTGATTGAACATCGCCCCGGCATTAAGTGCGATTTCGAACAGAAGCACGGCGAACGCGGGTGCGCCGATCACGATGATGACCACACTCTTCCAGACCATCGACAGCAGGATTTCGACGGGGTGGAAGCGAAGGGCCGTGGTGACGTCTACGCCCGGATCAGCGTGGTGGACGCGGTGGATGCGCCACAGGAAGGGTATCTTGTGGAACAGCACGTGCTCCAACCAGATGGCGAAATCGAGCAGGAGGAAGGCGATGAGGCCGGCAAGCGGCGGCGCCACGCCGAGGGCCCGAAGGACGCCAAGTCCGCGCGCGCCGGCCCAGATGGCAACGCCGACGGCCGCGGCCGGGAAGACGATTCGCAAGAGAAGTGAGGAGACGAGAACGATCGATAGGTTGGTGAACCAGCGGCGCGCTTTCACTGCCCGCATCAGTTCCGGCCGCTCGAGCCGAGGATGGAGAAGCTCGAGCACAGCCAGCACCGCGAATGCCGCGGCAAAGGCGCTAAGCCGCCACACTGGTTCCGCGATGCCGAAGAACATGCGTCAATCCTCGATGCGCGTCGCCCCGTCGTCCTACTTGCGGAAACGCGCGATGGCGCCGCGCTCGATCGCGGCGCAGGTCAGCTTGTCAAGGCCGAGCCGGTCGCGCAGCAACTGCAACAGCCGGATTTCCTCGTTGCGGATGCGCTGGTCGGCGGCGGCGATCTCGACGGCAAGCGCGTAAGCCGTTTCATAGAGTCGCTGCGGCAACGCCTCGCGGACCATTTCCAGGACGACGTCGAGGCCCTCCGGAGCGGCGAGCTGTGCCGCGCATTCATGGCCGATGTGGATCAGATGGTCCTCATCGAACTCCTCGAAGGCCGGCAGAAACCGGACGAGCACGCCGATCCGCGCGAATTCGTCGTCGGTCATGTTGCGGTCGACGGCCGACATCATGACCATGACATGGACAAGAGCTTCGTGCTGGCTGAGGCTGGTGGCGGACATCTGACTTCTCGAAAAATGGTAGCGAACAGTTAGGGAATCCGCTGCGGGCTTACAAGTCCGGCGCGGCGTCGTCCAGGACTGCGCCTGCGGAGGGATTATCGACGGTGAGGGGTACGCGGCTCAAATCGCGCGGATCGTCACCGTGAAAGCCGAGTCTCGCTTTGCGCGCCGCTTCAGCCTTCGCTTCAAGGGCGCTGCCGGGCAGCGGCATCGCCCAGCCGTTGGCGACCAGCCATCCGGCAATGTCCTGGCCCCCGACGGAGCAGCGGGCCGTGACGGTCCCGCCGGACTCTTCCGGAGCGTCGCAGAAGAGCGCCCGCGCTCTCAGAAAATTGCGAAACGCCGTGCGTGCGACCATGCCGCAGGGCCAGCTCTTGCCATTGCCGTCGCACATCTTTTCGGCGTTTTGCGGCTCGATATCCTTGATCTGCAACGTCTTGTCGTCGGACCGAACGAGTCCTGCGGCCAGCGCGACGGGCCGCCGGTAGATGGTCGTAGCGGGCTTTTCCTCTCCCGGCGGTTTCGAAAGCGGTGGCCGCGGCGCCACCCGCTCCAGCGGCTTCGCCACACCGTCCTCGGGCAGGGTGAACAAGCCGGGCTCTATCGGCCGCACCGCGACGCGCGAGCTCTTGCCGATCTCGGCGTCCGGCGCGGGGGCAGGGGAAGCCGCTTCGTTACCGGCGCCGCCGTCGACATCCGTGACGGCGTCGGCAGGAGCCTCCTCCTGCAGCGGCGGTTCCTCGATCGTTGCCGCCTCCGGCGTTTCCAGGACGAATTCGGGCGTCGCCATGTTCTCGCCGTTGCGGATGGCATCGGCGCCGCTCATCAAGATGCCGGCGTACAGGGCAAGGGCGGCGAGCCCGCCCGCGGTGGTGATGAGCTGCTGCCGCATCGGAGGATTATCCTATTGGCTGGCCCAGATGATCCGGGCGATCCATTCCACGTCTTTCATCTCGAAATTGCGGTTGGGGTGGTCGGGGTTGAGCGACAGGAGCTCGATGCCGCGGGGCGTCTGCCGGGAGAGCACCTTCGCCATCACCTCGCCCTCGCGCGTCTTGACGACGACGCGATCGCCCCGGCGGACCTGCGCGCCCGGGTCGACGATCAGGACGTCGCCGTCGCGATAAAGCGGCAGCATGCTGTCGCCCTGAACCTCGATGGCGTAGACGCCGGCCTGGCGCTGCGGGGCGACCGGAAATTCGATCTCGTCCCAGCCATGGCCGACCGGAAAGCCGCCGTCGTCGAAGAACCCGCCGGCACCGGCCTGGGCGAAACCGATCAGCGGAATGCCCGGCGTCGGCCGGTTGGACTCCGCCGGCAAGCCGTTGCTGCCGCCGGCGCCGGGCTGCATCAGCGCCATGAACTGATCGATCGTCGCGCCGGTCGCCTCCAATATCTTCGAAATCGACTCGGTCGACGGCCAGCGGGCGCGGCCATCGGCGGATTGGCGCTTCGACCTGTTGAAGGAGGTGGGGTCGAGGCCGGCGCGGCGCGCAAGCCCCGACGGCGAGAGCCGATGACGCTCGGCCAACGCATCGATCGCGCGCCAGATGCTGTCATGTGAAAGCATATCGACCCCATCCCCGGAAAGGGAGACACCTGCGGGCGGCGGAGGACCATTCCGCGTCTCGTCGTCAATCCAGCGTAGATTAGCCAAGCGGCGGGCGACCGTAAAGCATGGCGAGGAAAATAGTCCTCTTTCCCACCGCCGGCTTTGAACGCACGGCCCGCAGCTTCACCCATCGTGGGCATCGCTCTCGGCTTCCGGCTGATCAGGCGAGCTGCCGTTCCTTCGCTCTGCGGGCCACCACTTCCTCATAGGCCGCTTGCAAGGTCTCGCGCACGGATGGGCCCTCGGGTGCTGCCGGCGCGGCGCCGAGATGTTCCGTGCGCAGTTCGTCCATAAAACGCTCCCAAAGGGCAGGGCCGCCTTCCTCCATCAGTTGAGCGCGGATGCTGAGCTCTTCGCTGGCCGGCAGATAGCGCCGGCCCCAGGCGCCGAGATGCGCCATGATCGGCACGAGCGCGATCGCCATCTCAGTCAGGCTATAGATCGCCTTTTGCTTGTGGCTCGGGTCGTCGCGCTTCGTCAGCATGCCGATGTCCACCAGCGTCTTCAGCCGGTCGGCGAGGATGTTGGAGGAAATCCCCTCCTGCGAGCGCAGGAGCTCGCGGAAGTGCCGTTTGCCTCCGAAGATCATGTCGCGGAGGATCAGGAGGCTCCATCTGTCGCCGAAGACTTCGAGCGAGAGATTGATGGGGCAACCCGAGCGGTGGTCGTCAGTCATTCCGGTCTCTGAAGCGAGAGCGGGATGCGGACACAATACCCGCTTTTCTGCTTTCCCGCTGCAAAACTGCTTGCATTATTGCATCAGTGATATTAAGGTGCAACTGATTTTGAAATGCAAGCAGTTTGATTGCCGTCGAAGATGCCAAACGCGACGGAGGGCGTTCCGAAAGGGGCCGCTCTATCAATCACCGAGGAGGAGATGACATGACCAAAGCATCGGTCGAGCACGCAAGCTTCACAATCGAGCGCGTCTTCAAGGCGTCGCCCGCGCGGGTCTTCCAAGCCTTTGCCGATCCCGCCGCGCATGATCGCTGGTTCGTCAACGCGGACAATTGGCCGGTGGCGGAATATAGCCACGACTTCCGCGTCGGCGGGCGCGAAAGCGGCCGCTTCAGCCAGGACAGCAAGACTATCTATTTCAACGAGACGGTCTATTTGGACATCGTCGAGGACCGGCGGATCGTCTCGGCCTACACGATGGCAAAGGACGACCGGCGGATTTCCGCCTCCATTGCCACGGTCGACCTTATCGCGGAAGGCACCGGCACGCGCTTCGTCTTCACTGAGCAGGCCGCCTTCCTGGATGGCCTCGACAAGGTCGAATATCGCCGCGACGGCTGGGAGCAATTGATCGGCGCTCTCGCCGCCGAGCTTGGCGAAAAGTCCGAAGCGGCCTGAGGAGCAGGCGGGCCGCTGAGGCGCCGTTACCTCAAAGGAAATGCGGCGTCAGCTCTTGTGCAGCCGAAGCGGGCGCGTCTTCTCCCGAATGATCGTGCCCTTCGCCTCGAGGTCGAGCTGCACTGTCTTCGACCACCAGGAAACGCCCGCCCCGGCTGGAAACCGTTCCTCCGGCAGGTGAGCGAGAATCCGCTGGCGGATTTCGGCGAGCGTCAAGCCGGGCACGTCCGACGGAATGACCGCGAGCAGGGCGGTCTTCATCGCCGCGTACTTGTCTGCATCGACCGAATAGGTCTTGCCGGGACGGATGACGTTCCCGACGGTAATCTTGCTGGACTTCGACATGGCGGCTCCTCCCTTCTTTGCGTCCGAAGGACGATCGAGAGAGCCTCGGGCCGACAAGGGCGGAGAAAGGGCCGCACCATCGGCACGGCCCTCGGACGTTCGTCGGATTGGCAGGCGGCCTACGCCGCCTTCTGCGCTTCGCCGTATGGGTCAAACCGCCCGTAGAAGGTCTCGCCCTTTTCCGCCATCTCCTTCAAGAGCGGCGTCGGCTTGAAGTGATGGCCGTAGTCTTCGGCAAGCTTCTCGCAGAGCTCCACGAAGGCTTTCGCACCCATGCCGTCGATGTAGGATAGCGTGCCGCCGGTGTAGGGCGCGAAGCCGAATCCGAGGATGGACCCGACGTCCGCCTCGCGCGGGTCGGTGACGATGCCTTCCTCTATGGTGCGGGCC includes:
- a CDS encoding helix-turn-helix transcriptional regulator, which encodes MLSHDSIWRAIDALAERHRLSPSGLARRAGLDPTSFNRSKRQSADGRARWPSTESISKILEATGATIDQFMALMQPGAGGSNGLPAESNRPTPGIPLIGFAQAGAGGFFDDGGFPVGHGWDEIEFPVAPQRQAGVYAIEVQGDSMLPLYRDGDVLIVDPGAQVRRGDRVVVKTREGEVMAKVLSRQTPRGIELLSLNPDHPNRNFEMKDVEWIARIIWASQ
- a CDS encoding tellurite resistance TerB family protein, with the translated sequence MSATSLSQHEALVHVMVMMSAVDRNMTDDEFARIGVLVRFLPAFEEFDEDHLIHIGHECAAQLAAPEGLDVVLEMVREALPQRLYETAYALAVEIAAADQRIRNEEIRLLQLLRDRLGLDKLTCAAIERGAIARFRK
- a CDS encoding SRPBCC family protein — protein: MTKASVEHASFTIERVFKASPARVFQAFADPAAHDRWFVNADNWPVAEYSHDFRVGGRESGRFSQDSKTIYFNETVYLDIVEDRRIVSAYTMAKDDRRISASIATVDLIAEGTGTRFVFTEQAAFLDGLDKVEYRRDGWEQLIGALAAELGEKSEAA
- a CDS encoding thermonuclease family protein; the encoded protein is MRQQLITTAGGLAALALYAGILMSGADAIRNGENMATPEFVLETPEAATIEEPPLQEEAPADAVTDVDGGAGNEAASPAPAPDAEIGKSSRVAVRPIEPGLFTLPEDGVAKPLERVAPRPPLSKPPGEEKPATTIYRRPVALAAGLVRSDDKTLQIKDIEPQNAEKMCDGNGKSWPCGMVARTAFRNFLRARALFCDAPEESGGTVTARCSVGGQDIAGWLVANGWAMPLPGSALEAKAEAARKARLGFHGDDPRDLSRVPLTVDNPSAGAVLDDAAPDL
- a CDS encoding sterol desaturase family protein, encoding MFFGIAEPVWRLSAFAAAFAVLAVLELLHPRLERPELMRAVKARRWFTNLSIVLVSSLLLRIVFPAAAVGVAIWAGARGLGVLRALGVAPPLAGLIAFLLLDFAIWLEHVLFHKIPFLWRIHRVHHADPGVDVTTALRFHPVEILLSMVWKSVVIIVIGAPAFAVLLFEIALNAGAMFNHANLRLPESADRVLRQLIVTPDMHRIHHSVERSETDSNYGFNFSIWDRLFSTYIAEPARGSDAIETGLKAYGRVEPTKLLWSLMLPFRRG
- a CDS encoding helix-turn-helix domain-containing protein; this translates as MTDDHRSGCPINLSLEVFGDRWSLLILRDMIFGGKRHFRELLRSQEGISSNILADRLKTLVDIGMLTKRDDPSHKQKAIYSLTEMAIALVPIMAHLGAWGRRYLPASEELSIRAQLMEEGGPALWERFMDELRTEHLGAAPAAPEGPSVRETLQAAYEEVVARRAKERQLA
- a CDS encoding transporter substrate-binding domain-containing protein, whose translation is MTGALSRRIRWILALSAVLAAGPALSQPKELPRLFDARERIAKPDLTGLARLRFLTTVDFPPFNFIDQSGKLSGFHVDLAREICRELEIEPKCQIQAVTYAELMPALDEGQGDAIAAGIAVTAELRQRFAFSRPFMPLPARFVVNTKAAGTVASPADLEKKPVGVVSGTTHEAMLKAFFPKLEARPFPDRNALMSALREGSIAAAFSDGMQLSFWVSGSVGAGCCALVDGAYFSQRFLGEGLTIMNRNTEPALTQAIDHALLALSRSGRLEEIYLRYFPNGIY